The following are encoded in a window of Elusimicrobiota bacterium genomic DNA:
- the mshA_6 gene encoding D-inositol-3-phosphate glycosyltransferase yields MSVLPWIPFLISTDKGWNGRNILVNLPSWDPTFWATNVGKLIRGLVEHKAKVTVFCRKTPLLKDLLETPGVRVFSYKNPSFRFVSFLKCLLLNKFQLVLWTYNSYRENLLLALWRAAGKVRYVIKCDSLKVNPRPGLRGKAGFSIFKWINRSADLVLVETTEIQEWARSFLSSEKIFFMPNGVPKEMFSRLLQKFRSEQPSSPRPYFLTSRRISHEKGIDLLIEAFAMIAPDHPEWDLSIVGPVRDQAYYEKCLQLVRSRNLEQRIFFRGYLSGEALYRQYFFSEIFVLPSRLEGLANVITEAMFFYNPLVAFDTGQTASLVNDKTGVLVPAERVDLLAKAMKDLAVDPPRRHMLAAAAHALVSEQYNDDVMFPNLLRACAQVVFQDSKGQ; encoded by the coding sequence ATGTCTGTTCTACCATGGATTCCTTTCTTGATCAGTACCGATAAAGGTTGGAATGGTCGCAACATCCTTGTCAATCTTCCTTCTTGGGATCCAACATTTTGGGCGACCAATGTCGGTAAATTAATTCGTGGATTGGTTGAACACAAAGCGAAAGTTACAGTCTTTTGCCGCAAAACACCGTTACTAAAAGATTTGCTTGAAACTCCGGGTGTCCGCGTTTTTTCCTATAAAAACCCTTCGTTCCGTTTTGTTTCATTTCTCAAATGCCTTCTTTTAAATAAATTTCAGTTGGTCCTGTGGACCTACAACAGTTACCGGGAAAACCTGCTTTTGGCGCTGTGGCGCGCGGCGGGGAAGGTTCGGTACGTCATTAAATGCGACTCACTTAAGGTAAATCCGCGACCTGGCCTACGTGGCAAAGCCGGTTTTTCAATTTTCAAATGGATAAACCGGTCCGCTGATCTTGTTTTAGTGGAAACAACTGAAATCCAAGAATGGGCGCGCAGTTTTCTTTCTTCCGAGAAAATCTTTTTCATGCCGAATGGGGTGCCCAAAGAAATGTTTTCACGCCTCTTGCAGAAATTTCGCTCGGAACAACCCTCCTCGCCACGGCCCTATTTCCTCACCAGCCGCCGCATTAGCCATGAAAAAGGAATCGATTTGTTAATTGAGGCTTTCGCGATGATTGCTCCGGACCATCCTGAATGGGATCTGTCTATCGTAGGCCCTGTGCGTGACCAAGCCTATTACGAGAAATGTCTCCAACTCGTCAGGTCAAGAAATCTCGAGCAGCGGATTTTTTTTCGCGGGTATCTTTCCGGAGAAGCGCTGTATCGCCAGTATTTCTTTTCGGAAATTTTTGTCCTGCCTTCACGACTTGAAGGTCTTGCAAATGTGATCACGGAGGCCATGTTCTTTTACAATCCCCTTGTTGCATTCGACACCGGTCAAACAGCCTCACTGGTCAACGACAAGACCGGCGTTCTTGTGCCAGCGGAACGTGTTGATTTATTGGCCAAGGCCATGAAAGATCTGGCCGTGGATCCACCGCGACGCCACATGCTAGCCGCCGCTGCCCATGCCTTGGTTTCAGAGCAATACAATGACGACGTCATGTTTCCCAACTTGCTACGGGCCTGTGCCCAAGTTGTTTTTCAAGACAGCAAAGGGCAATGA
- the ctaE_1 gene encoding Cytochrome c oxidase subunit 3, translating to MSSSAIEYNSTGIPHGKLGMWVFLASEIMLFGAFISAYIVLRIGSPNFGVPPESVMGRPLATLNTFVLITSSATMVLALAAIQRDNIKQFTWFMVLTSVLGLTFLGIKAFEYQHKIHEGLTLSSGLFGSFYYTLTGLHALHMIGGLVFNTYVLIQGLRGVFNSHHHERVEYAGLYWHFVDLVWVILFPVFYLV from the coding sequence ATGTCGAGTTCAGCCATCGAATACAACTCCACCGGAATCCCCCATGGGAAATTGGGCATGTGGGTCTTTTTGGCGTCTGAAATAATGTTGTTCGGCGCCTTCATCAGCGCTTACATCGTTCTTCGCATCGGAAGTCCCAATTTCGGCGTTCCTCCCGAATCGGTGATGGGCCGGCCCTTGGCCACTCTGAACACCTTCGTGCTCATCACGAGCAGCGCAACCATGGTGTTGGCTCTGGCCGCCATTCAACGAGACAACATCAAACAATTCACCTGGTTTATGGTCCTCACTTCCGTTTTGGGACTGACTTTTTTGGGTATCAAAGCTTTTGAATACCAACATAAAATTCATGAAGGGCTCACCCTCTCCAGCGGACTCTTCGGGTCCTTCTATTACACACTCACGGGGCTCCATGCTCTGCACATGATTGGAGGCTTGGTGTTCAACACCTATGTTTTGATTCAAGGGCTTCGCGGGGTCTTCAACAGTCACCACCACGAACGGGTGGAATATGCGGGACTTTACTGGCATTTCGTCGACCTCGTGTGGGTTATTCTATTCCCGGTCTTTTATCTGGTTTGA
- the ubiG_4 gene encoding Ubiquinone biosynthesis O-methyltransferase, which produces MSFSCHHEIPSLVSPKMHVPSQYDIDWHPSTVPVDPGFKGSLKRLKRAMEKNTFLRRTAGCFLNSIFTTVVMNTLEHLVSSPDARVLDVGVRRGDFTNNLRARVVGIDVDFPSLEYIAHHTDIVPFHATAEALPFMAHSFDVVFCTEVIEHVERDDLMVKELARVTAPDGVLLLTTPNGAVVPLVREINHVHLRHYKPAELTTLLSASYEEVNVHSRFIFKWLIEWEASVYQAFTRRPRLWLYALRLILCAVQSFLYYGFEKFLPDRHLGYNLVATARCPKK; this is translated from the coding sequence ATGTCGTTTTCCTGTCATCATGAGATTCCGTCGCTGGTTTCACCGAAAATGCACGTTCCTTCGCAGTATGACATTGACTGGCATCCATCGACAGTTCCTGTGGACCCGGGTTTTAAAGGGTCCCTCAAAAGATTAAAAAGAGCAATGGAGAAGAATACCTTTCTCCGTCGGACTGCCGGGTGCTTTTTAAACTCCATTTTTACCACGGTTGTGATGAACACTCTCGAGCACCTTGTTTCTTCGCCCGATGCGCGGGTGCTGGATGTTGGTGTGCGGCGCGGAGACTTCACCAATAATCTCAGAGCGCGGGTGGTAGGGATCGATGTGGACTTTCCCAGCCTTGAGTACATCGCCCATCACACGGATATCGTTCCCTTTCATGCCACGGCGGAAGCGCTGCCATTTATGGCCCATTCATTTGATGTAGTGTTTTGCACGGAAGTCATCGAGCACGTTGAACGCGACGATTTGATGGTCAAAGAACTGGCGCGCGTGACGGCGCCCGACGGTGTTCTGTTGCTCACAACACCCAACGGGGCGGTGGTCCCACTGGTCAGAGAAATTAATCACGTTCATTTGCGGCATTACAAACCGGCTGAACTCACAACCTTGCTGTCCGCCTCTTATGAAGAGGTGAACGTGCATTCTCGGTTTATTTTTAAGTGGCTCATTGAGTGGGAAGCTTCCGTTTACCAGGCGTTCACTCGCCGGCCACGTCTTTGGCTTTATGCACTGCGGTTGATCCTGTGCGCGGTCCAATCTTTTCTCTATTACGGCTTTGAGAAATTTCTGCCGGATCGCCATCTCGGATACAATCTCGTGGCGACGGCCCGCTGTCCCAAAAAATGA
- the coxN_1 gene encoding Alternative cytochrome c oxidase subunit 1 codes for MTSKHQTHESGFVRKYIFSLDHKVIGLQYMFTALTFLLLGFGFVLLMRWQLAYPGKAIPLIGGWLSDTLAPGGVMLPEFYNQLGAMHGTIMVFLGIVPLGVGFYGNYFLPLQIGAGDMAFPKLNMMSYWTYFVGGILMLSSFWLPGGAAQSGWTSYPPLSVIAPSGQTMWLLSMTFIITSSLFGSINFIVTTINMRAPGLTWMRLPIFVWGQFVTAILLLFAFPVLQAGAILQLLDRVAGTCFYLPAGLVVSGTLLERVGGGSALLYQHLFWFLAHPEVYVLILPAIGIVGEIIANNTRKPLFGYKTIVASMIFLGVLSFLVWAHHMFLSGMKTSLSRIFMVTTMVISIPSVAILSCYIFSLWGGSIRYRLPMLFALAFLPMFGIGGLTGLPLGFLPTDIYLHDTYYVIGHFHYVVVTGTLVALMGGLYYWFPKMFGRTMNSFWGHVHFWGTLICMNGIFFPMFIQGMAGMQRRLYDPTVQAHNLSTQFLSPFQFLSAMLLLVFQFPFIINLFVSLFKGKKPVENPWEATTLEWACPSPPPHGNFTSLPKVYRGPYEYSVPGQKLDFIPQNKES; via the coding sequence ATGACATCAAAACATCAAACACACGAATCCGGATTTGTCCGGAAATATATTTTTTCGCTTGATCACAAGGTGATCGGGCTCCAATATATGTTCACGGCTCTGACCTTTTTGCTCTTGGGGTTTGGGTTTGTGCTCTTGATGAGATGGCAATTGGCCTATCCGGGAAAAGCCATACCCCTCATTGGAGGATGGCTCAGCGACACGCTGGCCCCCGGTGGCGTCATGTTGCCTGAATTTTATAATCAGCTCGGTGCGATGCATGGCACCATCATGGTGTTTTTGGGAATTGTGCCTTTGGGCGTGGGGTTCTACGGCAATTACTTTCTTCCTCTCCAAATTGGCGCGGGGGACATGGCCTTCCCCAAACTGAACATGATGAGTTATTGGACCTACTTCGTAGGCGGAATTTTGATGTTGTCCAGTTTCTGGTTACCGGGCGGAGCCGCTCAATCGGGTTGGACGTCTTACCCGCCGCTCTCAGTCATCGCGCCCAGTGGGCAAACCATGTGGCTTCTCTCCATGACATTCATCATCACCTCATCGCTTTTTGGAAGCATCAATTTCATTGTGACCACCATCAACATGCGTGCTCCTGGTCTCACTTGGATGCGGCTGCCCATTTTTGTTTGGGGTCAGTTTGTGACGGCCATTTTACTCCTGTTCGCGTTCCCGGTTCTTCAAGCCGGCGCCATCTTGCAATTGTTGGACCGTGTGGCGGGCACCTGTTTCTATTTGCCCGCGGGCCTGGTCGTTTCTGGGACCTTGCTTGAGCGAGTGGGCGGAGGCAGCGCGCTTCTCTATCAACACCTGTTCTGGTTTTTAGCGCACCCCGAAGTGTATGTTTTGATACTCCCCGCTATCGGTATTGTGGGGGAAATCATCGCCAATAACACCCGCAAACCCCTGTTTGGATACAAAACCATTGTGGCTTCTATGATTTTCTTGGGTGTCCTCTCGTTCCTGGTTTGGGCGCACCATATGTTTTTGAGCGGAATGAAAACCTCGCTCAGCCGTATCTTTATGGTAACCACCATGGTCATCTCCATTCCATCAGTGGCCATTTTGAGTTGCTATATTTTCAGCCTGTGGGGCGGTTCCATTCGTTACCGGTTGCCCATGTTATTCGCCTTGGCATTCCTTCCGATGTTTGGCATTGGCGGTCTGACGGGCCTTCCCCTCGGATTTCTCCCCACCGACATTTATCTGCATGACACCTATTATGTTATCGGCCATTTCCATTATGTGGTGGTCACTGGCACCTTGGTGGCGCTGATGGGAGGGCTCTATTATTGGTTCCCGAAAATGTTTGGGCGAACGATGAACTCGTTCTGGGGCCATGTCCATTTCTGGGGCACGCTGATTTGTATGAACGGCATTTTCTTCCCCATGTTCATTCAAGGCATGGCCGGAATGCAAAGACGGCTCTATGATCCCACCGTCCAAGCCCACAACTTATCCACTCAATTTTTGAGCCCTTTTCAATTTTTGTCGGCGATGCTTTTGCTGGTGTTCCAATTTCCGTTTATCATCAACTTGTTCGTGAGTTTGTTCAAAGGGAAAAAACCAGTCGAGAATCCGTGGGAAGCAACCACTTTGGAATGGGCCTGCCCTTCACCACCTCCCCATGGGAACTTCACCTCGCTTCCCAAAGTTTATCGGGGCCCTTACGAATACAGTGTTCCGGGACAAAAGCTGGATTTCATTCCGCAAAACAAGGAAAGCTAA
- the mshA_7 gene encoding D-inositol-3-phosphate glycosyltransferase encodes MSGSKNIAYMIPHSEFAGGERVIFDLCSRLDPSHFRPHVILPRSGGLSKRFEEIGVPVAIVPFRRDIAFGYPLAFNPLSIKRIKKQLLVWRCDLLHLNDSYLSLLGGIAGKMLNIPVTLTAHGIWDAHFIIQDVANRLFLNRIWAPSALVTGAMVQHGIVNASRVARVPFGVDVEKFAPGAGTIRTTLGISPDDVVVIRVARFDTVKDYPGFLKTAGILAEKYKNVHFMVLGDVTLNIKSENKKNKDEFLEFLERRPTLKQRVHFLGYKTNVPEYLAAADILVSSSISESFPINLLEGMSAGLPVVSTRVGAVDEIIEDGVHGCLVPARDPVALAESVARLIDDPGKRKKMGQEARKKAVASFNLEKFADTMQEQYRLVLDLPAQ; translated from the coding sequence ATGTCTGGTTCAAAAAATATTGCCTACATGATTCCGCATTCCGAATTCGCCGGCGGAGAAAGGGTCATCTTTGATCTCTGCTCACGGCTGGATCCATCTCACTTCCGGCCTCACGTTATATTGCCGAGGTCTGGTGGACTCTCCAAGCGGTTTGAGGAAATCGGCGTTCCGGTCGCCATTGTTCCTTTCCGACGAGACATCGCTTTCGGATATCCCCTCGCCTTCAATCCTCTCTCGATAAAAAGAATCAAAAAACAACTGTTGGTCTGGCGGTGCGACTTGTTGCATCTCAACGATTCTTATCTATCGCTGTTGGGCGGTATCGCCGGGAAGATGCTTAATATCCCTGTTACTTTAACCGCGCATGGTATATGGGATGCTCACTTCATTATTCAAGATGTCGCCAATCGGTTGTTTCTAAACAGAATTTGGGCGCCCTCCGCGTTGGTGACGGGCGCAATGGTACAGCACGGGATTGTGAATGCTTCACGTGTCGCTCGCGTGCCTTTCGGGGTGGACGTTGAGAAATTTGCCCCAGGCGCTGGGACTATTCGGACGACGCTGGGAATTTCGCCAGATGACGTGGTGGTGATTCGTGTGGCACGATTCGATACGGTAAAAGACTATCCAGGGTTCTTAAAGACGGCGGGGATCCTTGCGGAAAAATACAAGAATGTGCACTTTATGGTTTTGGGAGATGTAACCTTGAACATCAAATCAGAAAATAAAAAAAACAAAGATGAGTTTCTTGAATTTCTCGAACGCCGGCCAACGCTTAAACAAAGGGTTCATTTCCTTGGGTACAAGACTAACGTTCCTGAGTACCTTGCTGCGGCCGATATTTTGGTTTCATCTTCCATCAGTGAATCTTTCCCGATCAACCTGCTCGAAGGGATGTCGGCCGGCCTTCCGGTCGTGAGCACGCGGGTTGGTGCTGTGGATGAAATTATTGAGGATGGCGTTCATGGCTGCCTGGTTCCAGCGCGGGATCCTGTCGCATTGGCCGAAAGTGTGGCCCGACTTATCGACGATCCTGGAAAACGCAAAAAAATGGGGCAGGAAGCGAGAAAAAAAGCGGTTGCCTCATTCAACCTAGAGAAGTTCGCTGACACAATGCAGGAACAATACCGCCTGGTGCTGGATCTCCCCGCCCAATGA
- the colD_2 gene encoding GDP-4-keto-6-deoxy-D-mannose 3-dehydratase — MDFQEATTSINKIISEYFKGQKEPAFIPGKTLVQYAQSNYGPEEYQAAVETLLQGWLGLAKSGHQMEKGLAKRFNAAGGLLTNSGSSANLLALSTLKSKRFRRPLKAGDEIITPAVGFPTTVNPIIQNGFVPVFIDVDIGSYNLLTDRLKDCLSPKTKGIMFSHTLGNPADLETLVQFCKEHELVLIEDCCDALGSKYDGKPVGSFGDFATLSMYPSHHITIGEGGFVAARDEENLAILRSFRDWGRACYCVGKATLLKNGSCGTRFSKWLENVDELIDHKYVYSEIGYNLRPIEIQAAMGLVQLMRLDGIISKRRENFQKYYAQFKNHEKFFHLPVWSKRANPSWFSFPLTVKKDAPFNRSDIVEYLESHMIQTRNLFAGNILRHPAYADIERRVVGDLTNSDLILTNTFFIGVHPLITQEMIAYVCSTMDSFLDQYR, encoded by the coding sequence ATGGATTTTCAAGAAGCCACTACTTCGATAAATAAAATCATTTCGGAATATTTCAAGGGTCAGAAAGAACCGGCCTTTATTCCAGGCAAAACGTTGGTTCAATACGCCCAGAGCAACTATGGACCGGAAGAATATCAGGCAGCCGTTGAAACGTTGCTGCAAGGTTGGCTCGGTCTGGCCAAGTCCGGCCACCAAATGGAGAAAGGACTCGCGAAGCGTTTTAACGCGGCCGGTGGCCTTTTGACGAACTCAGGCTCATCTGCCAACCTGCTGGCGCTTTCCACGTTGAAATCAAAACGGTTCCGGCGACCACTCAAAGCCGGCGATGAAATCATAACTCCGGCTGTTGGATTTCCTACGACGGTCAATCCCATCATTCAAAATGGGTTTGTGCCTGTTTTTATTGACGTGGATATCGGATCGTATAATCTGCTAACAGACCGTTTAAAGGATTGCCTCTCTCCCAAAACCAAGGGAATTATGTTCTCCCATACCCTTGGAAACCCAGCGGATCTGGAGACGCTTGTCCAATTTTGTAAAGAACACGAATTGGTTCTTATTGAAGATTGTTGCGACGCTCTCGGAAGTAAGTATGACGGTAAACCCGTAGGCAGTTTTGGTGACTTTGCCACCCTCTCTATGTATCCGTCGCATCACATCACCATTGGGGAAGGTGGTTTTGTGGCGGCACGCGACGAAGAAAATCTGGCCATTTTAAGATCGTTCCGAGATTGGGGACGCGCCTGCTATTGCGTTGGAAAAGCAACCCTCCTCAAAAATGGGAGCTGCGGGACACGCTTCAGCAAATGGCTCGAAAATGTCGACGAATTGATCGACCACAAATATGTCTATAGTGAAATTGGCTATAACCTGCGTCCAATCGAAATTCAAGCTGCAATGGGATTGGTCCAATTAATGCGACTTGATGGAATCATAAGCAAACGACGGGAGAACTTCCAAAAATATTATGCGCAATTTAAAAATCATGAAAAGTTCTTCCATCTACCCGTTTGGAGCAAACGGGCCAATCCTTCTTGGTTTTCATTCCCACTCACCGTCAAGAAGGACGCGCCGTTCAACCGGTCGGACATTGTGGAATACCTTGAAAGCCACATGATCCAGACCAGGAACTTGTTCGCCGGCAACATCTTACGCCATCCCGCCTATGCAGATATTGAGCGGCGTGTTGTCGGAGATCTCACCAACAGCGACCTGATTTTGACCAACACTTTTTTTATCGGAGTTCACCCGTTGATCACGCAGGAAATGATCGCCTATGTCTGTTCTACCATGGATTCCTTTCTTGATCAGTACCGATAA
- the coxM_1 gene encoding Alternative cytochrome c oxidase subunit 2: MIDPSNYTVGLPIAASTYASKVDLSLNILQWGMVAIFVIWGIFFTYCLVRFRSRNNPSASYAAANKGGALSFLPDVMVLGFEIWLIFFLGLPIWAEIKETFPTAMESNVVELVAEQYAWGFQYSGDDGLFAKRDPKQISSGNTIGLDANDPNGKDDYVSINELHVPLGKPTLLYMSSKDVIHSFFVPEFRVKQDVVPGMRVPLWFEPTKTGRFEIGCAQLCGLGHYRMRGEVVVHTPEEFEVWKQEKMKEKEI, encoded by the coding sequence TTGATCGACCCGTCCAATTATACCGTCGGGCTGCCCATTGCGGCCTCCACCTATGCGTCCAAGGTGGATTTGTCCCTCAATATCCTGCAATGGGGCATGGTGGCCATCTTTGTTATTTGGGGCATTTTCTTCACTTATTGTCTGGTGAGGTTTCGCTCCCGTAACAACCCCAGCGCCTCCTATGCTGCGGCCAACAAAGGAGGCGCCCTTTCGTTTCTTCCTGATGTGATGGTCCTCGGGTTTGAAATTTGGCTCATTTTCTTTTTGGGGTTGCCCATTTGGGCTGAAATTAAAGAAACGTTCCCCACGGCCATGGAATCCAATGTGGTGGAATTGGTGGCTGAGCAATATGCCTGGGGTTTTCAATATTCTGGAGACGACGGCCTTTTCGCCAAGCGTGATCCCAAACAGATCAGTTCAGGAAATACCATCGGTCTCGACGCCAATGACCCGAATGGGAAAGATGATTATGTTTCGATCAATGAGCTTCATGTCCCTCTGGGGAAACCGACCCTTTTATACATGTCCTCCAAAGATGTGATCCACAGCTTTTTTGTTCCGGAATTCCGCGTGAAACAAGATGTGGTGCCTGGCATGCGCGTTCCGCTCTGGTTTGAACCCACAAAAACGGGCCGTTTTGAAATAGGATGCGCGCAATTGTGCGGTCTGGGCCATTACCGGATGCGGGGCGAAGTGGTGGTCCACACGCCGGAAGAATTTGAGGTTTGGAAGCAAGAGAAAATGAAGGAGAAGGAAATTTAA